One Curtobacterium sp. MCLR17_032 genomic window carries:
- the nadC gene encoding carboxylating nicotinate-nucleotide diphosphorylase: MTSTTTTAATPTDARTAPAAAVPDPGTIPPHALRRVIDTALEEDAPWGDVTSETLIPASATATAILAAREPGVLAGGEVFVAVMHAVDPGLVVALARRDGATFAAGDVIASVSGSARSVLRAERVALNLVQRMSGIATLTARYVDATVGTGARIVDTRKTTPGLRALERHAVRCGGGHNHRTSLSDAVLAKDNHLAVLLAEGVGIGDAIRAARARLGHTVHLEVEVDRIDQIEAVVSAGVDTIMLDNFTVPMLREGVALVAGRALVEASGGVSLDTVAAIAATGVDIVSVGALTHSARALDLGLDVDVTA, encoded by the coding sequence ATGACCAGCACGACCACCACCGCAGCCACCCCGACCGACGCACGGACTGCACCGGCCGCGGCGGTCCCCGACCCGGGCACGATCCCGCCGCACGCGCTCCGCCGGGTGATCGACACCGCGCTCGAGGAGGACGCCCCCTGGGGCGATGTCACGAGCGAGACCCTGATCCCCGCCTCGGCCACCGCGACCGCGATCCTGGCGGCCCGCGAACCCGGCGTGCTCGCCGGCGGTGAGGTCTTCGTCGCGGTGATGCACGCCGTCGACCCGGGCCTCGTCGTCGCCCTCGCCCGCCGCGACGGTGCGACCTTCGCCGCCGGGGACGTCATCGCGAGCGTCAGCGGATCGGCGCGCTCGGTGCTCCGGGCCGAGCGGGTCGCGCTGAACCTGGTGCAGCGGATGTCCGGCATCGCCACCCTGACCGCGCGGTACGTCGACGCGACGGTCGGCACCGGCGCCCGGATCGTCGACACCCGGAAGACCACGCCCGGTCTCCGCGCACTCGAGCGGCACGCGGTCCGCTGCGGTGGCGGACACAACCACCGGACGTCGCTGTCCGACGCGGTGCTCGCGAAGGACAACCACCTGGCGGTGCTGCTCGCCGAGGGGGTCGGCATCGGCGACGCGATCCGCGCTGCCCGGGCCCGGCTCGGTCACACCGTGCACCTCGAGGTGGAGGTCGACCGGATCGACCAGATCGAGGCGGTCGTCAGCGCCGGCGTCGACACGATCATGCTCGACAACTTCACCGTGCCGATGCTCCGGGAGGGCGTCGCCCTCGTGGCCGGCCGGGCGCTCGTCGAGGCCTCGGGCGGGGTGTCCCTCGACACGGTCGCCGCGATCGCCGCGACCGGGGTGGACATCGTCTCGGTCGGTGCCCTGACCCACTCGGCACGGGCGCTCGACCTCGGGCTCGACGTCGACGTCACCGCCTGA
- the nadB gene encoding L-aspartate oxidase, with amino-acid sequence MHVVVVGSGIAGLTAAIRASARHDVTLVTKSALADGATAWAQGGIAVALGADDSAALHEHDTHLAAAGSADARAVDVLCTDGPARVRDLLALGVPFDRSSDPATLDRYGDDLARGREAAHARWRVLHADGDATGAAVERTLVAALHRRHVTILERTCLTDLVVRDGQVVGIDVLDLLGEPVRIDADAVLIASGGAGHLYRETTNPLVATGDGTAAAWRAGAVLADLEFVQFHPTRLAVPDGGLVSEAVRGEGAVLRDAAGHRFMTDVHPDAELAPRDVVARGIAAAVRAQGGRPVLLDATGLDPDFLVGRFPGLTRATRAAGFDWIREGVPVAPAAHYAMGGIATDTEGRTSLPGLLAVGEAACTGVHGANRLASNSLLEGLVFAVRAADALGSPRPGRLRLRGDAALVPTVVEPVGDRTGGATHPGPSSSVRQALQSVMTDHVGLLRDAAGLAGARAALAGLSALAPTTVRDAEDRALLDLARLTARAAEARTESRGAHARTDHPDTDPAAPVTLAWVTATPAPSAAAPSAAAPRRTSARQGALA; translated from the coding sequence GTGCACGTCGTCGTCGTCGGGTCGGGCATCGCCGGCCTCACCGCCGCCATCCGCGCCAGCGCGCGCCATGACGTGACCCTCGTCACGAAGAGCGCGCTCGCCGACGGCGCCACCGCATGGGCTCAGGGCGGCATCGCGGTGGCGCTCGGCGCGGACGACTCCGCCGCCCTGCACGAGCACGACACCCACCTCGCCGCGGCGGGCAGCGCCGATGCCCGCGCCGTCGACGTCCTCTGCACCGACGGCCCGGCCCGGGTCCGCGATCTGCTCGCACTCGGCGTGCCCTTCGACCGCAGCAGCGACCCGGCGACCCTCGACCGCTACGGCGACGACCTGGCGCGTGGACGCGAGGCCGCGCACGCCCGCTGGCGGGTCCTGCACGCGGACGGTGACGCGACCGGGGCCGCCGTCGAGCGGACGCTCGTCGCCGCCCTGCACCGTCGACACGTCACGATCCTCGAACGGACCTGCCTGACCGACCTCGTGGTCCGCGACGGGCAGGTCGTCGGCATCGACGTCCTGGACCTGCTCGGCGAACCCGTGCGGATCGACGCGGACGCCGTACTGATCGCCTCCGGAGGCGCCGGACACCTGTACCGGGAGACGACCAACCCGCTGGTCGCGACCGGTGACGGCACCGCCGCCGCCTGGCGTGCCGGGGCCGTGCTCGCCGACCTGGAGTTCGTCCAGTTCCACCCGACCCGACTGGCGGTGCCGGACGGCGGCCTGGTCTCCGAGGCCGTCCGCGGCGAGGGGGCCGTCCTCCGCGACGCTGCCGGACACCGCTTCATGACCGACGTCCACCCGGATGCCGAGCTCGCCCCGCGGGACGTCGTCGCCCGGGGGATCGCCGCGGCCGTCCGGGCTCAGGGCGGCCGACCGGTCCTCCTCGACGCGACCGGACTCGACCCCGACTTCCTCGTCGGCCGGTTCCCCGGCCTCACCCGCGCCACCCGGGCGGCCGGCTTCGACTGGATCCGCGAGGGCGTCCCGGTCGCCCCGGCCGCGCACTACGCGATGGGCGGGATCGCGACCGACACGGAGGGCCGGACGAGCCTCCCGGGTCTCCTGGCGGTCGGCGAGGCCGCCTGCACCGGCGTCCACGGCGCCAATCGACTTGCGTCGAACTCGCTGCTCGAGGGGCTCGTCTTCGCGGTCCGCGCGGCCGACGCGCTCGGCAGCCCGCGACCCGGCCGGCTCCGCCTGCGCGGCGACGCGGCGCTCGTCCCGACGGTCGTCGAACCCGTCGGCGACCGGACGGGAGGCGCGACCCACCCCGGTCCGTCCTCCTCCGTCCGGCAGGCGCTGCAGTCCGTCATGACCGACCACGTCGGCCTGCTCCGCGACGCGGCCGGGCTCGCCGGGGCCCGCGCTGCCCTGGCCGGACTGTCCGCGCTGGCACCGACCACCGTGCGGGACGCCGAGGACCGCGCCCTGCTCGACCTCGCCCGGCTCACCGCCCGCGCTGCCGAGGCCCGCACGGAGTCCCGCGGAGCCCACGCCCGGACCGACCACCCGGACACCGACCCGGCCGCACCCGTGACGCTCGCCTGGGTCACCGCGACACCCGCACCGTCCGCCGCGGCACCGTCCGCCGCCGCACCCCGCCGCACGTCCGCCCGACAGGGAGCACTCGCATGA
- the nadA gene encoding quinolinate synthase NadA, with protein sequence MSIATTIELISNGRAAGTTCTPDLAAPTWDFDSVPGYGPGSSMSDVIPTSAPRQGVIPDEYKNAPDDELHERIERAKATLGDRVVVLGHFYQRDEVVRHADFLGDSFQLANAALTKPDAEAIVFCGVHFMAETADILARDDQRVILPNLAAGCSMADMADIDSVEAAWAELTALYGTEPDADGRVPVIPVTYMNSAADLKAFCGRNGGIVCTSSNAATVLEWAFERGQRVLFFPDQHLGRNTAKAMGISTDRMPLWNPRLAGGGNTADELLEAQVVLWHGFCSVHRRFTVDQIEQARREHPDVTVIVHPECPMDVVDAADVAGSTDLIRKTVAAATEPTTFAIGTEINMVNRLAAEYPQHTISCLDPVVCPCSTMYRIHPGYLAWVLEALVRGEVLNEIVVPAAVQVDAKVALERMLAAKPRPLAGQRDPGPAATAPAATGPAAADAPATTTRA encoded by the coding sequence GTGTCCATCGCGACCACCATCGAACTGATCTCCAACGGCCGGGCGGCCGGCACCACCTGCACGCCCGACCTCGCCGCGCCGACCTGGGACTTCGACAGCGTCCCCGGCTACGGCCCCGGTTCGTCGATGTCCGACGTCATCCCGACCTCCGCCCCGCGGCAGGGCGTGATCCCTGACGAGTACAAGAACGCCCCCGACGACGAACTGCACGAGCGCATCGAGCGGGCGAAGGCGACCCTGGGGGACCGCGTGGTCGTCCTCGGGCACTTCTACCAGCGGGACGAGGTCGTCCGGCACGCGGACTTCCTGGGCGACTCCTTCCAGCTCGCCAACGCGGCGCTGACGAAGCCCGACGCCGAAGCGATCGTGTTCTGCGGCGTCCACTTCATGGCGGAGACGGCCGACATCCTGGCGCGGGACGACCAGCGCGTGATCCTGCCGAACCTGGCCGCGGGCTGCTCGATGGCGGACATGGCCGACATCGACAGCGTCGAGGCGGCCTGGGCCGAGCTCACGGCGCTGTACGGCACCGAGCCCGACGCCGACGGCCGCGTGCCGGTCATCCCCGTCACGTACATGAACTCCGCCGCCGACCTCAAGGCGTTCTGCGGGCGGAACGGCGGCATCGTCTGCACGTCCTCGAACGCGGCGACCGTGCTCGAGTGGGCGTTCGAGCGCGGGCAGCGCGTGCTCTTCTTCCCCGACCAACACCTCGGCCGGAACACCGCGAAGGCGATGGGCATCAGCACCGACCGGATGCCGCTGTGGAACCCGCGGCTGGCCGGCGGCGGCAACACGGCCGACGAACTGCTCGAGGCGCAGGTCGTCCTGTGGCACGGCTTCTGCTCGGTGCACCGCCGCTTCACGGTCGACCAGATCGAGCAGGCCCGCCGTGAGCACCCCGACGTCACGGTGATCGTGCACCCGGAGTGCCCGATGGACGTCGTCGACGCCGCCGACGTCGCGGGCAGCACGGACCTGATCCGGAAGACCGTCGCCGCCGCCACCGAGCCGACGACCTTCGCGATCGGCACCGAGATCAACATGGTGAACCGCCTGGCCGCCGAGTACCCGCAGCACACGATCTCCTGCCTGGACCCCGTCGTCTGCCCGTGCTCGACGATGTACCGGATCCACCCCGGCTACCTGGCGTGGGTGCTCGAGGCGCTCGTCCGCGGCGAGGTCCTCAACGAGATCGTGGTGCCCGCCGCGGTGCAGGTCGACGCGAAGGTCGCCCTCGAGCGGATGCTCGCCGCCAAGCCCCGCCCGCTGGCAGGTCAACGCGACCCGGGCCCCGCCGCGACCGCCCCGGCCGCCACCGGCCCGGCCGCCGCCGACGCGCCCGCGACCACCACCCGGGCCTGA
- a CDS encoding NUDIX domain-containing protein: protein MDDTGIRLAVSTVIVALRPHPDTGVPALWMPLVRRVTEPFEGSWALPGGWVGADEGLDDSAAARLRETTKVQPRYLEQLYAFGAVDRSPTRVVSVVYWALVHPDEANVVPDDWNVRWFLADEHPPLAFDHDRIVEYALWRLRNKMSYSRIAQAFLGDRFTLAELRGVYEAVLGQRLDPANFRRQVAQSDAVLPTDETTSGGRHRPARLYRSNPDLSYADNGPLTTP, encoded by the coding sequence ATGGACGACACCGGCATCCGCCTGGCGGTCTCGACCGTGATCGTCGCGCTCCGCCCGCATCCGGACACCGGCGTCCCCGCGCTCTGGATGCCGCTGGTCCGCCGGGTGACCGAGCCGTTCGAGGGCTCGTGGGCGTTGCCCGGTGGCTGGGTCGGGGCGGACGAGGGGCTCGACGACTCGGCCGCCGCGCGCCTCCGCGAGACGACCAAGGTGCAGCCGCGCTACCTGGAACAGCTCTACGCGTTCGGCGCCGTCGACCGCTCGCCGACGCGGGTCGTGTCCGTCGTCTACTGGGCCCTCGTGCACCCGGACGAGGCGAACGTCGTGCCGGACGACTGGAACGTGCGGTGGTTCCTCGCCGACGAGCACCCGCCGCTGGCCTTCGACCACGACCGCATCGTCGAGTACGCGCTGTGGCGCCTCCGCAACAAGATGTCGTACTCCCGGATCGCGCAGGCGTTCCTCGGCGACCGGTTCACGCTCGCCGAGCTCCGCGGTGTGTACGAGGCGGTGCTCGGGCAGAGGCTCGACCCCGCCAACTTCCGACGGCAGGTCGCGCAGAGCGACGCGGTCCTGCCGACCGACGAGACCACGAGCGGCGGACGGCACCGACCGGCCCGGCTGTACCGCTCGAACCCCGACCTGTCGTACGCGGACAACGGCCCGCTGACGACGCCCTGA
- a CDS encoding acylphosphatase has translation MGSTTRKHAVVTGAVQGVGFRYWTARKADGLELVGYARNLFDGTVEVEAEGPGPAVDALVVMLRSGPPSATVTDVAVREVAPLGEDDGFRILH, from the coding sequence ATGGGCAGCACCACGAGGAAGCACGCCGTCGTGACCGGAGCCGTGCAGGGCGTCGGGTTCCGGTACTGGACGGCACGGAAGGCCGACGGGCTCGAGCTCGTCGGGTACGCACGGAACCTGTTCGACGGCACCGTCGAGGTCGAGGCGGAAGGCCCCGGCCCCGCGGTCGACGCCCTCGTCGTGATGCTCCGCTCAGGCCCGCCGTCGGCGACCGTCACCGACGTGGCCGTGCGGGAGGTCGCCCCGCTCGGCGAGGACGACGGCTTCCGCATCCTGCACTGA
- a CDS encoding MDR family MFS transporter, producing MTQAVDSAPRTGSVEESSPAGNRLVIGLLLVSAFVVILNETIMGVALPRLMDDLGISAATGQWLTTGFLLTMAVVIPITGYLLQRFNTRPVFVWAMSLFSAGTLIALLAPGFTMLLIGRIVQASGTAIMMPLLMTTVLTLIEPAHRGRVMGNISIVISVAPAIGPTISGLILNAFSWRWLFGFVLPIALAALVLGMVKVRNVSTPRKSAIDVFSVVLSAFAFGGIVYGLSSIGEAADTGYGVPIGALVVGFVALAVFIVRQTRLQRRDAALLDLRTFSTKGFTIPIVAMAISFMAMFGTLILLPIYLERVLGLEVLQVGLLLLPGGLLMGLLSPIVGRLYDRYGPRMLLIPGSIIISAVLWALSTVTADTSVTFVLVAHIVLSLGLALTFTPLFTAALGGLPPRLYSHGSAVLGTAQQLAGAAGTALFVTLLTLGATAAATNGDVAGAATAAEATARATASGVHSAFLVGAVISMLGIIASAMVRKPATPEGAPAPAMH from the coding sequence TTGACCCAGGCCGTCGACTCCGCACCCCGCACCGGGTCCGTCGAAGAGTCCTCCCCCGCGGGCAACCGCCTCGTGATCGGGCTGCTGCTCGTCTCGGCGTTCGTCGTCATCCTCAACGAGACGATCATGGGCGTGGCGCTGCCGCGACTCATGGACGACCTCGGCATCAGCGCCGCGACCGGGCAGTGGCTGACCACCGGCTTCCTGCTCACCATGGCCGTCGTGATCCCGATCACCGGCTACCTGCTGCAGCGCTTCAACACCCGACCGGTGTTCGTCTGGGCGATGAGCCTGTTCTCCGCCGGCACGCTCATCGCACTGCTCGCGCCGGGCTTCACGATGCTGCTCATCGGGCGCATCGTGCAGGCCAGCGGCACCGCGATCATGATGCCGCTGCTCATGACCACCGTCCTGACCCTCATCGAGCCGGCCCACCGCGGCCGCGTGATGGGCAACATCTCGATCGTCATCTCGGTCGCCCCCGCGATCGGCCCGACGATCTCCGGCCTCATCCTCAACGCGTTCTCGTGGCGCTGGCTGTTCGGGTTCGTCCTGCCGATCGCCCTGGCCGCCCTCGTGCTCGGCATGGTGAAGGTCCGCAACGTCTCGACCCCGCGCAAGTCCGCGATCGACGTGTTCTCCGTCGTCCTGTCCGCCTTCGCGTTCGGCGGCATCGTCTACGGCCTGTCGAGCATCGGCGAGGCCGCGGACACCGGGTACGGCGTACCGATCGGTGCACTCGTCGTGGGCTTCGTCGCCCTCGCGGTGTTCATCGTCCGCCAGACGCGGCTGCAGCGCCGCGACGCCGCACTGCTCGACCTCCGCACCTTCAGCACGAAGGGCTTCACGATCCCGATCGTCGCGATGGCGATCAGCTTCATGGCGATGTTCGGCACCCTGATCCTGCTGCCGATCTACCTCGAGCGGGTGCTCGGCCTCGAGGTCCTGCAGGTCGGCCTCCTGCTGCTCCCCGGTGGTCTGCTGATGGGGCTGCTGTCCCCGATCGTCGGCCGTCTCTACGACCGCTACGGCCCGCGCATGCTGCTCATCCCCGGATCGATCATCATCAGCGCCGTGCTCTGGGCGCTCTCGACGGTCACCGCGGACACCAGCGTCACGTTCGTCCTCGTCGCCCACATCGTGCTGAGCCTCGGCCTGGCGCTGACCTTCACGCCGCTGTTCACCGCGGCACTCGGTGGGCTGCCGCCGCGCCTGTACTCGCACGGCAGCGCCGTCCTCGGCACCGCCCAGCAGCTCGCCGGTGCGGCCGGCACGGCACTGTTCGTCACGCTGCTGACGCTCGGCGCCACCGCCGCGGCGACGAACGGTGACGTCGCCGGTGCCGCGACCGCCGCCGAGGCCACCGCCCGGGCGACCGCGTCCGGCGTGCACTCCGCGTTCCTCGTCGGCGCGGTGATCTCCATGCTCGGCATCATCGCCTCGGCGATGGTCCGGAAGCCGGCCACCCCGGAGGGTGCACCCGCACCCGCCATGCACTGA
- a CDS encoding D-arabinono-1,4-lactone oxidase: MRSTTSELNWSGTVTYTAERVVRPTSLDDVADFVARSPRVHGLGTRHSFNDVADTPGVLLDLTAVPTDLVVAADRRTATMGAGTRYGLVAPELDAAGVALHNEGSLPHISLGGAIATGTHGSGTTLGSLSTAVAALELIGPDGSTTTIRRGDPDLGGAAIHLGLLGIVTRVTVDVQPAYRMRQDLYGPIPWDTFTASAAEVFAAGYSVCAYTQFGDTVSEVLVKSRVPDGADDVEVPTGLLGAPRLPGSPGDGHHTARDGSVGPWWDRLPHFPIESVPSVGSEVQSEHFVPLRHAAAALDALRGLADRIQPHLHVCELRTMAADDLWLSPTQGEDVLCIAFTWKKHPEQVAALLPDLEARLAPFGGRPHWGKMSSLDGSAVAALYPRLGAFRELVGRRDPAGKFRSAFGEQVLGLERSGSGSGSGSGLSRPV; the protein is encoded by the coding sequence ATGCGGTCGACGACGAGCGAGCTGAACTGGTCCGGCACGGTCACCTACACGGCCGAGCGGGTGGTGCGACCGACCTCGCTCGACGACGTCGCCGACTTCGTCGCCCGCAGTCCCCGCGTCCACGGGCTCGGCACCCGGCACTCGTTCAACGACGTCGCCGACACCCCGGGCGTCCTGCTCGACCTGACCGCCGTGCCGACCGACCTCGTGGTCGCCGCGGACCGCCGCACCGCCACGATGGGTGCCGGCACCCGGTACGGGCTCGTCGCACCGGAACTCGACGCGGCCGGGGTCGCCCTGCACAACGAGGGGTCGCTCCCCCACATCTCGCTCGGTGGCGCGATCGCCACCGGCACGCACGGCTCCGGCACCACCCTCGGCTCGCTGAGCACCGCCGTCGCCGCGCTCGAGCTGATCGGCCCCGACGGCAGCACGACCACGATCCGACGCGGTGACCCGGACCTCGGCGGCGCCGCGATCCACCTCGGGCTGCTCGGCATCGTCACCCGCGTGACCGTCGACGTGCAGCCCGCGTACCGGATGCGCCAGGACCTCTACGGGCCGATCCCCTGGGACACCTTCACCGCCTCCGCCGCCGAGGTCTTCGCCGCCGGGTACTCCGTCTGCGCCTACACGCAGTTCGGTGACACCGTCTCCGAGGTGCTCGTGAAGTCCCGCGTGCCGGACGGGGCCGACGACGTCGAGGTCCCCACGGGCCTCCTGGGCGCGCCCCGCCTGCCCGGCTCGCCCGGTGACGGCCACCACACCGCGCGCGACGGCTCGGTCGGGCCGTGGTGGGACCGGCTGCCGCACTTCCCGATCGAGTCGGTGCCCTCGGTCGGATCCGAGGTACAGAGCGAGCACTTCGTGCCGCTCCGGCACGCGGCCGCGGCGCTCGACGCGCTCCGCGGGCTGGCTGACCGGATCCAGCCGCACCTGCACGTCTGCGAGCTGCGGACGATGGCGGCCGACGACCTGTGGCTCAGCCCCACGCAGGGCGAGGACGTGCTCTGCATCGCGTTCACCTGGAAGAAGCACCCGGAACAGGTCGCGGCCCTGTTGCCCGACCTGGAGGCGCGACTCGCCCCGTTCGGCGGCCGCCCGCACTGGGGGAAGATGAGTTCCCTCGACGGCTCCGCCGTCGCCGCGCTGTACCCGCGGCTCGGCGCGTTCCGCGAACTGGTCGGGCGGCGTGACCCGGCCGGCAAGTTCCGTTCGGCGTTCGGCGAGCAGGTGCTCGGGCTGGAGAGGTCGGGGTCGGGCTCGGGTTCGGGTTCAGGGCTCAGCCGACCGGTGTGA
- a CDS encoding 2'-5' RNA ligase family protein: MRSIELLLDPDAERAVRDTWEALVAADLPSMGRHTSETNAPHVTLAAGETLPVPSGFDAPLPRAIRPAGLLLFPAGPGRHVLGVSVVVDRALAAFHEAVHRAAPGGVDTSLPGRWAPHLTLARRPRDVDLPRMLEALASVPLPEALGVAGVRHWDGETTTITPVG; encoded by the coding sequence GTGCGCAGCATCGAACTCCTCCTCGACCCGGATGCCGAACGGGCGGTCCGCGACACCTGGGAGGCCCTGGTCGCCGCCGACCTGCCGAGCATGGGCCGACACACGTCCGAGACCAACGCTCCGCACGTGACGCTGGCGGCGGGCGAGACGCTGCCCGTGCCGTCCGGCTTCGACGCGCCGCTGCCGAGGGCGATCCGCCCCGCGGGCCTGCTGCTGTTCCCGGCCGGTCCGGGCCGCCACGTGCTGGGGGTCTCCGTCGTGGTCGACCGCGCGCTCGCCGCGTTCCACGAGGCCGTGCACCGCGCAGCGCCCGGCGGCGTCGACACCTCGCTACCAGGACGATGGGCGCCGCACCTGACGCTCGCACGTCGGCCGCGGGACGTCGATCTGCCGCGGATGCTCGAGGCGCTGGCGTCGGTCCCGCTGCCGGAGGCCCTGGGGGTCGCCGGCGTCCGGCACTGGGACGGCGAGACGACGACGATCACACCGGTCGGCTGA
- a CDS encoding MetQ/NlpA family ABC transporter substrate-binding protein: protein MSASPVLPDRPQRKRPLGWIIAAAVVVLAIIVAVVVVAVRGGGSDQAGAAGSGSDQKAQTVTIGVADKALPYWKTYTALAKERLNVTVKLTNFADYSLPNPALKDGQVDINQFQHIQYLANYNVTAKDDLQPIGSTAVYPLPLYATKYDKPSAIPEGAKVAIPNDAINEARALLVLQSAKLIELRDGGSAFSTTDDITSHEVDVQPLDASQTANALQQGSVAAAVVNNNFATAAGLPASDKVFTDDPSSSSAAPYVNVFAVRDEDKDNTTYLDLAKLFQDSAVQKDFTKDYPDAVARDEKASALQDELATVERDAKAAAE from the coding sequence ATGTCCGCGTCCCCCGTCCTGCCCGACCGTCCGCAGCGCAAGCGCCCGCTCGGGTGGATCATCGCCGCGGCCGTCGTCGTCCTCGCGATCATCGTCGCCGTCGTGGTCGTCGCCGTCCGCGGTGGCGGCTCCGACCAGGCCGGAGCCGCCGGCAGCGGTTCGGACCAGAAGGCCCAGACCGTCACGATCGGTGTCGCCGACAAGGCGCTGCCGTACTGGAAGACCTACACGGCACTCGCGAAGGAGCGCCTGAACGTCACCGTCAAGCTGACCAACTTCGCCGACTACTCGCTGCCGAACCCCGCGCTCAAGGACGGGCAGGTCGACATCAACCAGTTCCAGCACATCCAGTACCTGGCGAACTACAACGTCACCGCGAAGGACGACCTGCAGCCGATCGGCTCCACCGCCGTCTACCCGCTCCCCCTCTACGCGACGAAGTACGACAAGCCGTCCGCGATCCCGGAGGGCGCGAAGGTCGCCATCCCGAACGACGCCATCAACGAGGCCCGGGCGCTGCTCGTCCTGCAGTCCGCGAAGCTCATCGAGCTGCGGGACGGCGGCAGCGCGTTCTCGACCACCGACGACATCACGTCGCACGAGGTCGACGTGCAGCCGCTCGACGCCTCGCAGACCGCGAACGCGCTGCAGCAGGGCTCGGTCGCCGCGGCCGTCGTGAACAACAACTTCGCCACCGCCGCCGGGCTGCCCGCCTCGGACAAGGTCTTCACCGACGACCCGTCCAGCTCCTCCGCCGCCCCGTACGTCAACGTCTTCGCGGTCCGCGACGAGGACAAGGACAACACCACCTACCTGGACCTCGCGAAGCTGTTCCAGGACAGCGCGGTGCAGAAGGACTTCACCAAGGACTACCCGGACGCCGTCGCCCGCGACGAGAAGGCGTCCGCCCTGCAGGACGAGCTCGCCACCGTCGAGCGGGACGCGAAGGCAGCAGCCGAGTAG
- a CDS encoding methionine ABC transporter ATP-binding protein: MAALVELRGVTKSYRRADTGETVTAVEGVDLDVHQGEVLGVIGYSGAGKSTLVRLVNALELPTSGTVTVAGQELTAIPERDRRQARRRIGMVFQQFNLFRSRTIAGNVAYPLKVAGVAKAERDRRVAELLDFVGLLDRAYAYPEQLSGGQKQRVGIARALASNPELLLADEATSALDPETTSEVLALLRRVNRELGVTIIVITHEMDAVRRIADRVAVMEQGRVVEVGDVYDVFSAPTTEAAQRFVRTALHDRPSPETVARLHERHPGRIVSVRITDETGLQGRIDQAFRDTAVTAELVFGGVSEIRERRIGSLTYELGGRDADVDRAVGALRAAGITVVEEARA, translated from the coding sequence GTGGCTGCCCTCGTCGAACTCCGCGGTGTCACCAAGAGCTACCGCCGCGCCGACACCGGAGAGACCGTCACCGCGGTCGAGGGTGTCGACCTCGACGTCCACCAGGGCGAGGTCCTCGGGGTGATCGGGTACTCCGGCGCCGGCAAGTCCACCCTGGTGCGACTCGTCAACGCCCTCGAGCTGCCCACCTCGGGCACGGTCACCGTGGCCGGGCAGGAACTGACGGCGATCCCCGAGCGGGACCGCCGGCAGGCCCGCCGCCGGATCGGGATGGTGTTCCAGCAGTTCAACCTGTTCCGCTCCCGCACGATCGCCGGCAACGTGGCGTACCCGCTCAAGGTCGCCGGTGTCGCGAAGGCCGAACGGGACCGCCGGGTCGCAGAACTGCTCGACTTCGTCGGGCTGCTCGACCGGGCGTACGCCTACCCCGAGCAGCTGTCCGGCGGGCAGAAGCAGCGCGTCGGCATCGCCCGGGCGCTCGCGTCGAACCCCGAACTGCTGCTCGCCGACGAGGCGACCAGTGCCCTGGACCCGGAGACGACGTCGGAGGTCCTCGCGCTCCTCCGCCGCGTCAACCGCGAGCTCGGCGTCACGATCATCGTCATCACCCACGAGATGGACGCCGTCCGCCGGATCGCCGACCGCGTCGCCGTGATGGAGCAGGGCCGCGTGGTCGAGGTCGGCGACGTCTACGACGTGTTCTCCGCCCCCACCACCGAGGCCGCACAGCGCTTCGTCCGCACGGCCCTGCACGACCGCCCCTCGCCCGAGACCGTCGCCCGGCTGCACGAGCGCCACCCCGGCCGGATCGTGTCCGTCCGGATCACCGACGAGACCGGCCTGCAGGGTCGCATCGACCAGGCGTTCCGTGACACCGCGGTCACCGCCGAGCTCGTCTTCGGCGGGGTCAGCGAGATCCGCGAGCGCCGCATCGGGTCGCTCACGTACGAGCTCGGTGGGCGTGACGCCGACGTCGACCGGGCGGTCGGCGCCCTGCGCGCCGCTGGCATCACCGTCGTCGAGGAGGCCCGCGCATGA